A single region of the Balaenoptera ricei isolate mBalRic1 chromosome 12, mBalRic1.hap2, whole genome shotgun sequence genome encodes:
- the SMLR1 gene encoding LOW QUALITY PROTEIN: small leucine-rich protein 1 (The sequence of the model RefSeq protein was modified relative to this genomic sequence to represent the inferred CDS: inserted 2 bases in 1 codon; substituted 2 bases at 2 genomic stop codons): MGSVYTTPWGVYYYTPLEYVLSKGQSPRRKQVWTQRXAALTRVXTPPARGXGGTGGLCDMAMSPVLSEFLRELPGWFLLSGIFLPVTLLLFLLIAYFRIKLMEVNEELSQTPDHQHNRKASSSRYQRKKQT, from the exons ATGGGAAGTGTTTATACTACCCCCTGGGGTGTATACTACTACACCCCACTGGAAT ATGTGCTGAGCAAAGGCCAGAGCCCCAGAAGAAAACAAGTGTGGACTCAGCG AGCTGCCCTCACCCGGGTGTGAACCCCGCCGGCCCGGGGTTGAGGGGGGACCGGTGGGCTGTGTGATATGGCAATGAGCCCCGTGCTGTCAGAGTTCCTGCGAGAGCTCCCAGGCTGGTTCCTGCTCTCGGGCATCTTCCTGCCCGTGACTTTGCTGCTGTTCCTTCTCATTGCCTACTTCAGGATCAAGCTGATGGAGG ttaatGAAGAACTGTCACAGACTCCTGATCACCAACACAATCGTAAGGCTAGCTCTTCCCGGTaccagagaaagaaacagacGTGA